The sequence tacaatatagcaattaaacagtggaatggtagatgtgcaaaagatggatgtgcaagtagagatactgtggtgcaaaaggagcaaaataaataaataaataaagtatggggaagaggtaggtagatagatgggatgtagacagatgggctatgaacaggtgcagtgatctgtgacctgctctgacagctggtgcttaaagctaatgagggagatatgagtctccagcttcagtgatttttgcagttcgttccagtcagtggcagcagagaactggaaggaaaggcgaccaaagtaggaattggctttgggggtgaccagtgagatatacctgctggagcgcgtgctacgagttatatgctgctatggtgaccagcgagctgagataaggcaggggtttacctagcagagacttgtagataacctttAGCCAGTGgttttggcgacgagtatgaagcgagggccagccaacgagagcgtacaggtcgcagtggtgggtagtgtatggggctttggtgacaaaacggatggcactgtgatagactgcatccagtttgttgagtagagtgttggaggctattttacagATGTCAtggccgaagtcgaggatcggtaaaatggtcagttttacgagggtatgtttggcagcatgagtgaaggatgctttgttgcaaaatagaaagccgattctagatttaattttggattggatatgcttaatatgagtctggaaggagagtttacagtctagccagacacctgggtatttgtagttatccacgtattctaagtcagagccgtccagagtagtgatgctggatgggcgggcaggtacgggcaatgatcggttgaatagcatgcatttagtgttatttgcatttaagagcatttggaggccacagaaagacagttgtatggcattgaagctcatctggaggtttgttaataacagtgcccaaagaagggccagaagtatacggaatggtgtcgtctgcgtagaggtggatcagggaatccccagcagcaagagcgaaatcattgatgtatacagagaagaaagtcggcctgagaatttaaccctgtggcacccccatagagactgccagaggtccgaacaacaggccctccaatttgacacactgagctctatcagagaagtagttggtgaaccaggcgaggcaataatttgagaaaccaaggctgttgagtctgccaataagaatgtccTGATTgacacagtcgaaagccttggccaggtcgataaatGCACAGTaatgcacagtaatgtttcttatcgatggcggttatgatatcgtttagtaccttgagcgtggctgatgtgcacccgtgaccggctcggaaaccagattgcacagaggagaaggtactgtgggattcgagatggtcagtgacctgtttgttaacttggctttcgaagacctcagAGATGAAGgttaggatggatataggtctgtagcagtttgggtctagagtgtctccccctttgaagagggggatgagcgtggcagctttccaatcttttggaatctcagacgatacaaatgagaggttgaacaggctagtattaggggttgcaacaattttggtaGATAATTTTAGaaggagagggtccagattgtctagcccggctgatttgtaggggtccagattttgcagctctttcagaatatcagctatctggatatgggtgaaggagaaatggtgggggcttgggcgtgttgctgtggagggtgccgggcagttgaccggggtaggggtggccaggtggaaatcatggccagccgtagagaaatgcttattaaaattctcaattatagtggattagtcggttgtaacagtgtttcctagcctcagagcagtgggtagttgggaggaggtgctcttattctccatggactttacagtgtcccagaacttttttgagtttgtactgaaggatgcaaatttctgtttaaaaaagctagccttagctttcctaactgcctgtataTGTTGGTTCCTAtattccctgaaaagttgcatattacGGGGggtattcaatgctaatgcagaacgcgacaggatgtttttgtgctggtcaagggcagacaggtctggagtgaaccaagtgctatatctattcctggttctacattttttgaattgtCATGCCtctttaagatggtgaggaaggcacttttaaataataactaggcatcctctactgtcggGATAAGGTCAATTAGaaaccccggccaggtcgattagaaaggcctgctcacagaagtgttttagggagcgtttgacagtgatgaggggtggtctttTGATCGCAGACTCATTACGGATGCcgacaatgaggcagtgatcgctgagatcttggttgaaaacagcaaaggtgtatttggagggcaagttagttaggatgacatttatgagggtgcccgtgtttacggatttggggttacagtggggcaaaaaagtatttagtcagccaccaattgtgggcagaggggggcaatcaattcacatatggtgtccagagcacagctgggggcagaggggggtctatagcaagcggcaacggggagagacttgtttctggaaaggttcatttttagaagtagaagctcgaattgtttgggtacagacctggatagtaagacagaactctgaaGGTTATCTTttcagtagattgcaacaccgccccctttggcagttctatcttgtctgaaaatgttatagttagggatggaaatgtcaaggtttttggtggtcttcctaagccaggattcagacacggctaggacatccggattggtggagtgtgctagggcagtgaataaaacaaacttagggaggaggcttctaatgttaacatgcatgaaaccaaggcttttacggttgtagaagtcaacaaatgagagagcctgggggatgggagtggagctagacaCTGCAgaacctggattaacctctacatcaccagaggaacagaggaggagtgggataaaggctaaaggctaaaggctaacagaactggatgtctagtacgttcagaacagagagtaaaaggagcaggtttctggaatatattcaaggcataatgtacagacaaaggtacagtaggatgtgaatacagtgggagCAAACCTGTGCATATAGTGATaatgaaagagatattgtctctagaaattgcatttaaaccaggtgatgtaaCTGCGTGTGTGGGAGTGGGAACTAAATTGTTAGCCGAGGCGTGTTGAGCagtgctagaggctctacagtgaaataaaacaattgttacaaaccaaaacagcaatggacaaggcatggtgacgttagggagaggcatgcatagccggGTGATCATACGAGTCCAGTGCTTCAGGAAAACTAGCGGCACGGGGCTAGCAGGCTAACAGAAAGGCCTTAGAGGGATGACGCAACAGAGGAAAGTCTGTTGTGCCACCCTCGTGCAGTTACATCAGTGGACGGATCAGCAGTGTGGTAAACCAGGCCAGTTGGCAAAATATGTATAGTGGCCAAAGAAATATGTCCGAAGGGCCTCTTACAACAGCAGCTCAATGTGCGTCAGCTATCAGGTCGAAGATTAGTGGCTGTGCGTTCAGTTAAGCTGCTATAATTCCAGatgaaaaaaaagtatatatatatatttttttaaaataggTTCAGAGCTTGGAATCAGGAGATATGGAGAAGAATAAGTCAGACTAGCTATGGTTTGAGTCGCGCTGTACAGACTGGCGAGAGTTGTCCGGGATAAAGGTAGTTGATGaccgttagctggctagttagctggctagttagctggctagttagctggctagtttatgTTGGAGAGATTCCAGTAATAAAAAGATAAAAGGTAAAGAAAAATCCGTTAGAGAAAAAGCaggtccacaccacattgggtgaggtggttgcaggagagtattttgaagtaacggtttagaaaaatataaaaGATATGTTAAGAAAAagctacaaaaatatatatacatgggacacgacaagacgaaggacaaagacgtctgactgctacgccatcttggatccaaAACGCTAGAGAATACCACCGATTTTAAAACTGTTAGCTTCCAAACACATATGGTGCGGAATATgtgtgcctggtaaacacatgtggatctggtgaacagttatcacttgttgaccaactacaggaatactgacctcagagtctccagtttacagtggggattccccagtccagcagagagcagattcactcctgaatccttcaggtcattgttactcagatccagcACTCTCAGGTGTGAGGGATTTGACCTCAGaactgagaccagagaagcacagccttcctctgtgactccacAGTCTGACAGCCTGACAAAGAGATCATCATGACTTCACAAACACACTGTTCATTTAACACCAGTAGTGTAGAAGGACAATGGCAGATGGCAGATGCATTTGGTTTATTCTCTCAAACAACACATAGATTCATCTTCCGTCTCCTAGAATTGAATGGTCATAATGTTATACTAATATGAAAATCAATGCATTTATTCAATATGTTTttcaatataatattatataaacACTTTAATACATATTTCTCTAAACTGAATATTTATTCCTTATGATTAGTACTTAAATGTAAGTTTATTTACTCACAGAGCAGCTCTGGAGGCTTTGACCACTGGCAGCAGCCTCAGaagaccttcctctgatctggagtatttcttcaggtcaaacacatccagttccttttctgaagtcagcaacacaaagaccagagctgaccactgtgcaGGTGACAGGTTGGCTTCTGAGAGACTTCCTGAGCTCAGGTAGCTttggatctcctccactagagaatggtcattcagttcattcagacagtggaacagattgatgcTCCTCTCTGGAGAGAGATCCTCCCTGATCTTCTCCTTGATGTACTTGACTGTTTCTTCATGGCTCTGTGAGCTGCTTCTTGTCTTTGTCAGTAGACCTCGTAAGTgcttctgattggactccagtgagaggcccagaaggaagcggaggaaaagGTCCAGGTTTCCTGTCTCACTTTGTAAGGCTTTATCCACAGCACTCTTGTAGACAGTAACTTTACATTTGCGCCTTTTCTTCACAGAAAAGGACGTTGAATGCAGTTTGTCCATTAGATTctcattgttgttgatgaatgagaggaacacatatacagcagccagaaactcctgaatgctcagatgcacgaagcagtacaccttgtcctggtacagcacacattcctctttaaagagctgtgtgcacaatcctgagtacactgaagcttcattgacatcaatgccagcctctttcaggtcttcttcatagaaaatcagattgccattcacaagctgttgaaaagccagttttcccagtgacagaatgctctctttattccagtgtggacctgtctcttctttcccaagatacttttcattcttctgtttggtatgaaacaccacaaggtgtgtgtacatctcagtcagagtcttgggcatctcttctctcttatgTTTCAGAATGTGTTCAAGGACTATTGCAGAAATCCAACAGAAGACAGGAATGTGACACATGAGgtggaggctccttgatgtctttatgtgtgagatgattctgatggccaggtcctcatcactgaatctcttcctgaagtactcctccttctgtgggtcattgaaccctcgtacctctgtcacctggtcaacacaccctgaagggatcttattggctgctgcaggtcgggtagttatccagaggagagcagagggaagcagatttcccttaatgagatttgtcagcagaacatccactgaggttgactctgtgacgtcacaacagatcttgttcttctggaagtctaggggcagtcggcactcatccagaccatcaaagatgaacagaactttgTATTTGTCGTAGTTGGAGATTCTTGATTGTTTGGTTTCCATTGAGAAGTGATTAAGAAGTTCAATCAAAGTGTgtttgtcctctttcatcaaattcagctcccggaaagggaatgaaaatacaaattggacatcctgatttgcttttccttcagcccagtccagaatgaacttctgcacagagactgtttttccaatgccagcgactccctttgtcagcacagttctgataagtttgtcttgtccagttaagggtttgaagatgtcgttacatttgattgcagtctctggtcttgcctgtttcctggttgttgtctcaatctgtctcagctcatgttcattattgacctctcctgttccaccctctgtgatgtagagctctgtgtagatcttATTGAGGAGTGTTGGGTTTCCTTGTTTAGCGATCCCCTCAAATACACATTGAAACTTCTTCTTTAGATTAGATTTGAGTTCACGTTGGCAAATCACAGCAGGGTCATCTGAATCTAGAAATAACACAGAGGATATTAATATTACGTCTGTTTTAATGCCTACAGTATTGAAGGACTATTATAAAGTTTtaaattataataatttattATCTTAACTGACTGTATAAATGTGTGAATGATTTCATAATGCATTACAGACTGGTATGactgattatattattattgatattattgatggtgttattaacgttctctctctctctaaattaatcaccacaacacatccctgctgctacttgatgaggtcactaggtgttgtgttaaggctgctacaatatcattgagttacacagctactttagctgtactttagctacagcttttaaatgttataaaacataattcaacatgaggcagacagattttacatttctccagtgtgtcagcaagctccttctggttcattttcctcagaatgtgcagtgtgatcttcagagccccctctctggcactGCTCTCCTGCTGCTCATCTTCAGGGTCCACCACTTCCTTATCCTGCTTCTGACTCTCAAAGCCTTCTGGGAGTTCTGGACTAAGAATCCTCTTGAACATCTTCAGCTCGTTCTTCACAAATGTCATAATTTTCTCTTCAAGCAACTGAAATAAATCAAGTAAATAAATAAGTTAAGCAAGAGACTAAATGCTTTCTCATTAACACATTAATGAATGATTGACAGATCAACTTTACTtgaggtaaacaaaaacaaatgtatataacaggaccacatacattgaatatggaggccaggtctgtttgatgactctgggaagactgaccactgagaatctctgactctgatctctcctgttggtttctgtggacaaaacatgagattacatctcctcatccagggagtacacacacagacacacacacacacacacacacacacacacacacacacacacacacacacacacacacacacacacggagggaatgttgtgtttgtttaatattgttttaggactatgcaaatggacaaaatgattagcctatggattatgaaaacaacaacaataaatgggaaaatgtgagaggagaaatgactagagacagtgttgtttaactcactgaccaggacccatgagTTCTTCTTACCTTTGTTCAGTAGAAAAGTCTCCCTCTCTAAAGGTTAGAGGTTGAACCATAGACCagtcactcttcatggacacacagctggGAACAGGGGAGGCTGGTCTCTTCTGCTTGATTGGacttcaacacaacagagacaaacattacatctctcaTCTACTCTGAGCTCAGATGGGGCAACATaagaagagtttcattccaaaacgcaATATCTCACTTTTCGGAAATGTTCgtaaattagcttttattgtttaaaggAATTAggaaagagattggtgtgttttatcactatctaatcatggcatggggttgttcaatgtcagacatgtatttgtttaaaatctatcacttgatggtaTCAATTCAaagagacaaataatcatgtgGTTTTGCTGAATGCTaaatatctgcctcactctcaaaTGTTTCTGGCCGGCTCGATTCGGTCTCAtttagcaacatttgaaatgttgttttccagattggataaaagtagagactgaGGGCTAGATAATGCTATATCAGACACTACAgatgaggaacaatgggaaagtaattctgctttgaacgttgatgaacttgtaacctcacttttgagaaaatgtccgtTGAAAGTTTTGGTATCTACTGGAgacctcttctttgtctacagggCTGCTACTTTGGCAGATAATGTCACCCatctaaataaataattatatatataattaACTAAATGTATGGTGTTTTTGGTTTGTCAGGTGCATTGTTTGTTATACTAtacattgttattttattgttgttaGTGGGAAAATGAACTAGAAAATGTCATATTTCGCAATTCTGAGTAATTACTACTTTAGTAAGGAATTACACATTATTCAGTACTACTGCAGTTGCTATATAATTCCAATAGATGGGAGCATAAGACCACAAATGACATTTCAGAAGATCAGTTTCTCCCTGGATACACCACCACTCCCCTCACAGGAAAACTCCTGTGtgcttcttcctgtccctttccacactgctaacacaagagggcttcttcctgtccctttccacactgctaacacaagagggcttcttcctgtccctttccacactgctaacacaagagggcttcttcctgtccctttccacactgctaacacaagagggcttcttcctgtccctttccacactgctaacacaagagggcttcttcctgtccctttccacactgctaacacaagagggcttcttcctgtccctttccacactgctaacacaagagggcttcttcctgtccctttccacactgctaacacaagagggcttctttctgtccctttccacactgctaacacaagagggcttcttcctgtccctttccacactgctaacacaagagggcttcttcctgtccctttccacactgctaacacaagagggcttcttcctgtccctttccacactgctaacacaagaggaAGGACTGAAAAAGCATTTAACAGATTACTGTGAAGTAATATAATTATGATTCATGTTTATTATTACCTGTTTTTATACTCATGTTTTGAATTATTGTTATACTTCATTACTATAATGATTATTTATAAGCCTGAACATTAATTCAGTCACTTCTTGCTGAGAAAAACATATTTTCCTTGTCATTGTCAAATTCATCAACCAGCAGAGACCcactctgccttctctctctagtAGTCAACTCAGCCCCACTAAAAAGgttgtgttgtcagcagcagCGAGCATCCTTCCTTCTCGCGAAAGTGAGGGCCATGTTGAAGTAAATTTACTAAACGCGAGGGATTCATGATGTACTTTATTGGTGTCTTCTCTATTCCGAGGCTGTTTTGTCCCAATATGAGATATTAAGTAAGAAAATATTTTATAATGCATCTAAGGTTGAGGTTGAGCttgatatactatatatatatatactatatactaagGTTGAGGttgatatactatatatatatactatatactaaggttgaggttgaggttgatatactatatatatatatatactatataccaaGGTTGTATACTAAGGTTGAGGttgatatactatatatatatactatatactaagGTTGAGCttgatatactatatatatatatatactatatactaagGTTGAGGttgatatactatatatatatactatatactaagGTTGTATACTAAGGTTGAGGTTGAGGTTGATATACTAAGGTTGAGGTTGAGGttgatatactatatatatatatatatatatatactatatactaagGTTGTATACTAAGGTTGAGGTtggtatactatatatatatatatatatatatatatatatactatatactaagGTTGTATACTAAGGTTGAGGTTGAGGTTGTATTCTAAGGTTGAGGTTGAGGTTGTATACTAAGGTTGAGGTTGAGGTTGAGGttgatatactatatatatatattttatactaaGGTTGTATACTAAGGTTGAGGTTGAGGTTCTGACTAGTGATTATTTACCCGGGGTTCAATACCTGCTATAGtcactttttttctctcccaaAAGCAACACAGCCCTAATAGGAGATATACAGCTAACTAAAGAAATGAGTGACCATTTTAGAAAATCATGGGACATGTAGTCTGTGGTTGCATGCTATTTTAtgtccatcatattgctgcttgtagccTGTAACTGATGCTTCGTGGTCTTATGTCTACAGGAAATATTTAGCAATTAAACGTAATTCATTCACGGACAGACATTGGTGGGGCAGCTGAGAAATAAAGTGTATTTTTCTGGTTAATTCCTTAGATCTCTAACCTGCCCCATCTTTCCCACGCCAATTGCTAGACTTTCACATAGAGGTTACTTGGTCACCCAGTTCAAACCacatatgaaaaataaaacagatGTGGCTTGTTGATCAAGTGTTCTGCCTtacaataataaatataataaaataacaaaacaaaaacagcaaAATACTGAGACAGGTTTAGATGAACAAAATAATCTAAATGCTATTTAGTACTATAATGGTATTTACTAACATAATATTATTACTAATATAGTTTGTAAAAGTTTTCTAGCTAACCTACCCTAGAATTAGGGTTAAAGCTAAAATAGGTAATAaatcatataataataataataataataataagtcactgtttgttaaggtagttatagacagtacagaaaCACAAGGCCATGTCtcacaataatataataatagatTATACCTAGGGTTAGGGCTAAAATAGGTAAGGTTAGAGTTTCTCTataacactttgtgacatctgctgatgtaaaaagggctttataaatacatttgattgattgttaaGTTTGGGGATTTTAAGACAAAAACAGTATGGGTTTATAGCTCTCTTGCTCCTCCCTGTGGCCTTCTGTGGGTACTACATATCTCATTCACAACACCTGCTAGGCTCATAATCTGAGGTAGCAACTGCGTCAGATCTAGAAATCAATGAGCTATACCTGTCCATTTGTTTTCTAACTCAGTGAAACTGCGCAGCTTTCACTCAATCCGATGTCTACGAACGAAGATTTCAATGCATATCAAATTACCCAGCAGCCATTTAGAAACAAAATGTTGTCAGAAAATGTATAATCTTCTGTTAAAAATGTATTCTGTCTGTTTTATATTCGGCCACATCTTGAAAAAGAGGactgtaataatagtaataataatttgATAAAGATATACCCATCTCAAATCTATTAACTgattatctgagaacagtaatatttaaGGTAACCATAAGCAaccatttctgatgaaaaaacaacTGTGAACATTTTGGAAATGAACAAATATAAATTATTTCAAAAAGTGTTATCTCACCTGTTAGCTTTGGTGTGATGTTCCCCAGAGAGACGAATTTTAGAGGCAgggac is a genomic window of Oncorhynchus mykiss isolate Arlee unplaced genomic scaffold, USDA_OmykA_1.1 un_scaffold_231, whole genome shotgun sequence containing:
- the LOC110518174 gene encoding NLR family CARD domain-containing protein 3-like, whose amino-acid sequence is MSLSGEREEEPASKISLSGEREGVPASKIRLSGEHHTKANSPIKQKRPASPVPSCVSMKSDWSMVQPLTFREGDFSTEQRNQQERSESEILSGQSSQSHQTDLASIFNLLEEKIMTFVKNELKMFKRILSPELPEGFESQKQDKEVVDPEDEQQESSAREGALKITLHILRKMNQKELADTLEKYSDDPAVICQRELKSNLKKKFQCVFEGIAKQGNPTLLNKIYTELYITEGGTGEVNNEHELRQIETTTRKQARPETAIKCNDIFKPLTGQDKLIRTVLTKGVAGIGKTVSVQKFILDWAEGKANQDVQFVFSFPFRELNLMKEDKHTLIELLNHFSMETKQSRISNYDKYKVLFIFDGLDECRLPLDFQKNKICCDVTESTSVDVLLTNLIKGNLLPSALLWITTRPAAANKIPSGCVDQVTEVRGFNDPQKEEYFRKRFSDEDLAIRIISHIKTSRSLHLMCHIPVFCWISAIVLEHILKHKREEMPKTLTEMYTHLVVFHTKQKNEKYLGKEETGPHWNKESILSLGKLAFQQLVNGNLIFYEEDLKEAGIDVNEASVYSGLCTQLFKEECVLYQDKVYCFVHLSIQEFLAAVYVFLSFINNNENLMDKLHSTSFSVKKRRKCKVTVYKSAVDKALQSETGNLDLFLRFLLGLSLESNQKHLRGLLTKTRSSSQSHEETVKYIKEKIREDLSPERSINLFHCLNELNDHSLVEEIQSYLSSGSLSEANLSPAQWSALVFVLLTSEKELDVFDLKKYSRSEEGLLRLLPVVKASRAALLSDCGVTEEGCASLVSVLRSNPSHLRVLDLSNNDLKDSGVNLLSAGLGNPHCKLETLRLSRCLVTEEGCASLVSALRSNPSHLRELDLSYNDLKDSGVELLSAGLEDPHCRLEKLNVEHGGEYTMKPGLRKYVCDLTLDPNTVYRLLSLSEENRKVTLRSEEQSYPDHPERFENYEQVLCREGLTGCCYWEVEWSGRRVDIGVTYKGISRKGRANDFCLGYNDTSWTLFCYDNSYIACHNNNPIAIDVRPSSFHKVGVYLDWPAGTLSFYRVSSDTLTHLYTFTSTFTEPLYPGFRVWYEDSSVSLCQTQHGVSL